A single genomic interval of Arachis duranensis cultivar V14167 chromosome 7, aradu.V14167.gnm2.J7QH, whole genome shotgun sequence harbors:
- the LOC107458482 gene encoding probable phosphopantothenoylcysteine decarboxylase: MMARSEAVSSVGDNMSVDNGSRKPRILLAASGSVAAVKFANLCHCFSEWAEVRAVATSASLHFIDREAIPKDIILYIDENEWSSWTKLGDSVLHIELRKWADIMVIAPLSANTLGKIAGGLCDNLLTCIVRAWDYSKPFFVATAMNTFMWNNPFTERHLIAIDELGISLIPPVTKRLACGDYGNGAMAEPATIYSTVRLFYESKAQQGNGDV, encoded by the exons ATGATGGCGCGCTCAGAAGCTGTAAGTTCAGTAGGAGATAATATGTCGGTAGATAATGGATCAAGGAAGCCTCGGATTCTACTCGCCGCTAGTGGGAGTGTGGCTGCTGTCAAATTTGCAAATCTTTGTCATTGTTTTTCTGAGTGGGCAGAAGTAAGAGCAGTTGCAACGAGTGCGTCACTGCATTTTATTGACAGAGAAGCAATTCCTAaggatataattttatatatcgACGAGAATGAATGGTCAAGTTGGACGAAACTAGGAGATAGTGTGCTTCACATTGAGCTTCGCAAATGGGCTGATATCATGGTCATCGCTCCATTATCAGCAAACACTCTTGGCAAG ATTGCCGGAGGGTTGTGTGACAATCTACTGACATGTATTGTTCGAGCATGGGACTACAGTAAGCCATTCTTTGTTGCAACAGCCATGAACACTTTCATGTGGAACAATCCTTTCACGGAACGACATCTCATTGCCATTGACGAGCTCGGTATATCTCTCATCCCCCCGGTTACAAAGAGGTTAGCTTGTGGTGATTATGGCAATGGTGCAATGGCTGAACCAGCTACCATTTACTCTACTGTGAGGCTCTTTTACGAGTCAAAGGCTCAGCAAGGTAACGGTGACGTGTAG
- the LOC107458485 gene encoding pentatricopeptide repeat-containing protein At1g02150, with product MLLLQSSLHKALSPSLSLSYAVSYSAALPSKISTISIGCRGVRCFQGLSVTCSISKIHSYGTVDYERRPIVRWNDIYKRISLMQNPELGSAAVLEQWEDEGKSFTKWELCRVIKELRKYKRYKRALEVYGWMNNKPERFSVSSSDAAIQLDLISKVHGVSSAEEYFLSLADKLTDRRTYGALLNVYVRYRMKEKAEALFDKMRSKGYAVHSLPFNVMMTLYVNLKVYDKVDMLASEMREKNIRLDIYSYNICLSSCGSRGSIEKMEEVFDQMVKDPKIVPNWTTFSTMATMYINMNMFEKAVGCLRKVESRIKGRDRVPFHYLLSLYGSVGKKDDVYRVWSTYKSMFATIPNLGYHAIIASLVKLDDIEGAEKIYEEWLSTSSTYDPRITNLLIGCYVKKGNTDKALGFFRQMTEGGGIPNSKTWEIICSGHIADERIADALSCFKEAFAADVSNKWRPRATNFSAFFKLCQDKDDTTSAEVLTGLLRQSRFIKNEVFVSLIGLSESDGTINNGELSTEVDTADITDDNDDGENAVDDSQMFNQLESTL from the exons ATGCTGCTGCTTCAATCCTCTTTGCATAAAGCCCTTTCCCCCTCCCTTTCCCTTTCATATGCCGTCTCTTATTCCGCTGCTCTTCCCTCTAAAATTTCCACTATCTCCATTGGTTGTAGGGGTGTCAGGTGCTTTCAGGGGCTCTCTGTCACGTGCTCCATCTCAAAGATCCATAGTTATGGCACCGTGGACTACGAGCGCAGACCCATCGTCAGGTGGAATGATATATACAAGAGAATATCGTTGATGCAGAACCCTGAACTCGGTTCCGCCGCTGTGTTAGAACAGTGGGAAGATGAAGGAAAGAGCTTTACTAAATGGGAGCTGTGTAGGGTTATCAAAGAGCTGAGAAagtataaaagatataaaagagCCCTTGAG GTTTATGGTTGGATGAACAACAAACCAGAGAGGTTTAGTGTATCTTCAAGTGATGCAGCAATTCAGTTAGATCTGATTTCCAAGGTTCATGGAGTTTCTAGTGCAGAAGAGTATTTTCTGAGTCTGGCTGATAAGTTAACAGATAGAAGGACCTATGGAGCGCTTTTGAATGTATACGTGCGATATAGAATGAAGGAAAAGGCAGAGGCATTATTTGACAAAATGAGGAGTAAAGGTTATGCAGTACATTCGCTACCATTTAATGTAATGATGACTTTGTATGTGAACCTTAAGGTTTATGATAAAGTTGATATGTTGGCTTCagaaatgagagagaaaaacatacgGCTCGATATCTATTCATATAATATCTGTCTATCTTCATGTGGTTCTCGAGGATCAATAGAAAAGATGGAGGAGGTGTTTGACCAGATGGTGAAGGACCCGAAGATTGTTCCTAATTGGACTACATTTAGCACAATGGCTACAATGTATATAAATATGAATATGTTTGAAAAAGCAGTAGGCTGCTTAAGAAAGGTTGAGAGTAGAATCAAAGGCCGGGATAGAGTACCATTTCATTATCTTCTGAGCTTATATGGAAGTGTTGGAAAGAAAGATGACGTTTATCGTGTGTGGAGTACTTATAAATCAATGTTTGCCACTATACCAAACTTGGGATACCATGCTATTATTGCTTCTCTGGTTAAACTGGATGATATTGAGGGTGCAGAAAAAATTTATGAGGAATGGCTTTCAACAAGTTCGACTTATGATCCGAGAATAACAAACCTTCTGATAGGCTGTTATGTCAAGAAAGGCAATACTGACAAAGCTCTGGGTTTCTTTAGACAAATGACTGAAGGTGGTGGAATTCCGAATTCAAAAACTTGGGAGATTATTTGTTCTGGGCATATCGCTGATGAGAGGATCGCGGATGCTCTGTCTTGCTTTAAAGAAGCTTTTGCGGCCGATGTTTCAAACAAATGGAGACCAAGGGCGACAAACTTTTCTGCATTCTTTAAACTTTGTCAGGACAAAGATGATACTACAAGTGCTGAAGTGTTAACTGGGTTGTTGAGACAGTCTAGATTTATCAAGAATGAAGTTTTTGTGTCACTCATTGGCTTGTCAGAATCCGATGGTACCATCAACAATGGCGAATTGTCGACCGAAGTTGATACCGCGGATATAACTGATGATAACGATGATGGTGAAAATGCAGTTGATGACTCTCAAATGTTCAACCAATTGGAGAGTACCTTGTGA